The stretch of DNA attgtaaggcttttttgtaagccactttttactaaaaaatgaaatgcatacAAGACCATGAGTAGtgaggattttttcttttataaaatgaccatgtatagtaaggcctttttgcTTAAAATAAGACAATGTAAAGTAACCCATTTGTGAATGTTGGCTCAAATGTTCTCAAACCCGCGAGTTCACAACTCAACTGTCTCATGTCCAGGTGGGCGTGTACATGGGGAGGCGGGACTTTGTGGACCGCGTGGACTCGGTGGATCCAGTAGGTGAGGCCTCGCAGACGGCGAGCCAGCCAGCCGCCACCCCAAGCGATGACGCTCGTGTCCCCCTTAATCCTCCCTAGATGGCGTCATCGTGATCGACCGCGATGCCCTCCAAGGGAGGAAAGGTGAGTCTTGGCGGGGTTTTCGGCGAGCTCTCAGATGGCCACATGACCACGCTGTCCCTCCCCCTCTAGTGTTCGTGACGCTGTCATGCACCTTCCGCTACGGCCGCGACGACATGGACGTGATGGGCATCGCCTTTCGCCGGGAACTCTATCTGTCCACCCGCCAGGTGTACCCTCCCCTGCAAGACCGGGAGCAGGGCGTCCACACCCGCATGCAAGCCAAGCTGCTGCGCAAGCTGGGTGACGACGCGCACCCCTTCTTTTTTGAGGTGCTCACCAAACACTGACCACAGCACTGTCcatgtataatatttttttcttcacatttccGTATTTCTATGTGGCAGTTCCCTGACAACTTGCCCTGTTCGGTCGCCATGCAACCGGCGACCCACGACGAAGGCAAGGTAACGTCCACCTGTCACTGTGTCTGTTAGCATCCCACAATCCCTTGCATTTGCCCCGCTCAGCAATGCGCGGTGGAGTTTGAGGTGAAAGCATTCAGCGCCGAAGCTCAGGACGCCAAAGTCCACAAACGGTAAAAAGGCCGAACGTCTTGGGACCGCCTGGAGGCCCCGTGGCCACATATTGGTTTCACCCTCCAGGAGCTCAGTCAAGCTGATGATCCGGAAGGTACAGTACGCTCCCGAGAGCCAAGAGGGGGCAGCGCCCCGGTCGATGGAAATCTCGCGGGATTTCGCCATCTCTGACCAGCCGCTGCACGTGACGGCTCGGCTGGATAAAGAGGTGTGTGCGTGGAAATGTGATGGAGGCGTGGCCACCTTTGACCTCTTGCCCACGTTTGCAGATCTTTTACCACGGAGAAACCATGAGGCTGCACCTCGAGGTGGTCAACAACTCCAGCAGGAATGTCAAAAACGTGATCATCTCCGGTACGTTGCCGTCCTCTTTTCTACTTGACGCTTTGGCCACCATTGACTGGGATGGCTAGCATTTGAATGAATAGTCATTGAATGTCAATAAGTTACTACATTTTAATATGTGAAGAGTTTGGCACCCTTGAATTGAGAAGACACAAAACGAGGTCGCGGGTTTGACTCTAGCGTTGTCTTCCTCAGTGGATCAGGTGTCCACGGTGGTTCTGTACTCCAACGACAGCTACGTCAAGTGCGTCGCCATCGAAGAAGGGTGAGTGGTGGCCCGACTCAGACCCGCCAAATGCCAAAGACCTGACTCTTGTCCCCCCACACCCCCTCAGGGACACGGTGCCCGCGGGGACCACGCTCCGCCGAGACGTACTCCTGCTCCCTCTGTTGGCCAACAATAGAGAGCGACGGGGCATCGCCCTGGACGGGAAGCTCAAGCACGAGGACACCAACTTGGCCTCGTCCAGCGTGTAAGACGTCTTCGGCGGAGGCGGACCAAGCCATCAGACGCCGACGTTAACCATTGGTTTTGGTTGCAGCGTCAAGCCGGGCGTCCTGAAGGAGGTTCTCGGTATTTTGGTGTCCTACAGGGTGATGCTCAAACTTATCATTGCAGGGTTGGTagctcacacacaaaaatgacgtCCACTGCCatcaaataattcatttttataaaacaaGAAAGGATGCCTGTCTAAATTGGGGgcctgttttttctctttcttttttaacttgCTGCCAACGCTTGCAGAGTATTGAGTTCAAGGTGAGtgacacacttaaaaaaacacttcatctttacaccttttttttccaaatttttgtttttagttttacacCAAAACATTAAGTGAATATTGCTTAATCCGGTCTAAGCATATGTTTATGATAATATATTGATCAGTTGTTTGTGTGGCAGTGAGGTCTCCCTGGAGCTTCCCTTCAAACTGATGCACCCCAAACCTGACACAGTCAAGGAAAGGTAACTAGTTTATTATCAATATTAGCTTCTTTGTTGCTCTGTCTAA from Stigmatopora nigra isolate UIUO_SnigA chromosome 9, RoL_Snig_1.1, whole genome shotgun sequence encodes:
- the saga gene encoding S-arrestin a isoform X1 — translated: MSPKNVVFKKICKDKSVGVYMGRRDFVDRVDSVDPVDGVIVIDRDALQGRKGESWRGFRRALRWPHDHAVPPPLVFVTLSCTFRYGRDDMDVMGIAFRRELYLSTRQVYPPLQDREQGVHTRMQAKLLRKLGDDAHPFFFEFPDNLPCSVAMQPATHDEGKQCAVEFEVKAFSAEAQDAKVHKRSSVKLMIRKVQYAPESQEGAAPRSMEISRDFAISDQPLHVTARLDKEIFYHGETMRLHLEVVNNSSRNVKNVIISVDQVSTVVLYSNDSYVKCVAIEEGDTVPAGTTLRRDVLLLPLLANNRERRGIALDGKLKHEDTNLASSSVVKPGVLKEVLGILVSYRVMLKLIIAGVLSSSEVSLELPFKLMHPKPDTVKESEMEEELVFQEFKRSYLRGMIADDDEEEGNVSGGDDMAPKEK
- the saga gene encoding S-arrestin a isoform X2, which encodes MSPKNVVFKKICKDKSVGVYMGRRDFVDRVDSVDPVDGVIVIDRDALQGRKVFVTLSCTFRYGRDDMDVMGIAFRRELYLSTRQVYPPLQDREQGVHTRMQAKLLRKLGDDAHPFFFEFPDNLPCSVAMQPATHDEGKQCAVEFEVKAFSAEAQDAKVHKRSSVKLMIRKVQYAPESQEGAAPRSMEISRDFAISDQPLHVTARLDKEIFYHGETMRLHLEVVNNSSRNVKNVIISVDQVSTVVLYSNDSYVKCVAIEEGDTVPAGTTLRRDVLLLPLLANNRERRGIALDGKLKHEDTNLASSSVVKPGVLKEVLGILVSYRVMLKLIIAGVLSSSEVSLELPFKLMHPKPDTVKESEMEEELVFQEFKRSYLRGMIADDDEEEGNVSGGDDMAPKEK